In a genomic window of Streptomyces sp. NBC_01142:
- a CDS encoding Lsr2 family protein: MAQKVQVLLVDDLDGGEADETVTFALDGKTYEIDLTTANADKLRSLLEPFAKSGRRTGGRAASGRGKGRAAAGGNKDTAAIRAWAKANGFEVNDRGRVPATVREAYEKANG, encoded by the coding sequence GTGGCACAGAAGGTTCAGGTCCTTCTTGTCGATGACCTCGACGGTGGCGAGGCGGACGAGACCGTGACGTTCGCTCTGGACGGCAAGACCTACGAGATCGACCTCACCACCGCCAATGCGGACAAGCTCCGTAGTCTGCTGGAGCCGTTCGCCAAGAGCGGCCGGCGTACCGGCGGCCGTGCAGCGTCCGGTCGTGGCAAGGGTCGTGCGGCAGCGGGCGGCAACAAGGACACCGCGGCAATCCGTGCCTGGGCCAAGGCGAACGGTTTCGAGGTCAACGACCGCGGCCGCGTCCCGGCCACGGTGCGCGAGGCCTACGAGAAGGCCAACGGCTGA
- a CDS encoding SCO3374 family protein yields MAFTVPLPRTPFDGGTAQWYENQLGWAAADGPPVQLLTGLRFDVLELPAEVGAAVLRRLDLSGPVALMGRRMRLLVAAGSAEELPGLLDWLEWGAIDLDLTAIGAGGRMTAPPPPGWPGSQGAAAWLRPPVPGREVEPTLPALAPLGNSAGYGGIPDFVRIVDTAATECHRVRLLRTNSPRARSANRAKSQPLAFS; encoded by the coding sequence ATGGCCTTCACCGTTCCGCTTCCCCGTACGCCCTTCGACGGCGGCACCGCACAGTGGTACGAGAACCAGCTCGGCTGGGCCGCGGCGGACGGGCCCCCGGTGCAGCTGCTCACCGGGCTGCGCTTCGACGTGCTGGAGCTGCCGGCCGAAGTCGGCGCGGCAGTACTGCGCCGACTGGATCTCTCGGGGCCCGTGGCCCTGATGGGGCGCAGAATGCGGCTCCTGGTGGCCGCGGGAAGCGCCGAAGAGCTGCCGGGGCTGCTCGACTGGCTGGAATGGGGCGCGATCGATCTCGATCTGACCGCCATCGGCGCGGGCGGACGAATGACCGCCCCGCCGCCCCCCGGATGGCCTGGCTCCCAGGGGGCCGCCGCATGGCTGCGACCCCCCGTGCCGGGGCGCGAGGTGGAGCCGACGCTGCCGGCCCTTGCCCCCCTCGGGAACAGTGCCGGATACGGCGGCATCCCCGATTTCGTACGAATCGTGGACACGGCGGCGACAGAGTGCCACCGGGTCCGTTTGCTGCGTACGAATTCTCCGCGTGCCAGGAGTGCGAACAGAGCGAAGAGTCAGCCGTTGGCCTTCTCGTAG
- a CDS encoding ATP-dependent Clp protease ATP-binding subunit, with protein sequence MFERFTDRARRVVVLAQEEARMLNHNYIGTEHILLGLIHEGEGVAAKALESLGISLEAVRQQVEEIIGQGQQAPSGHIPFTPRAKKVLELSLREALQLGHNYIGTEHILLGLIREGEGVAAQVLVKLGADLNRVRQQVIQLLSGYQGKEAATAGGPAEGTPSTSLVLDQFGRNLTQAARESKLDPVIGREKEIERVMQVLSRRTKNNPVLIGEPGVGKTAVVEGLAQAIVKGEVPETLKDKHLYTLDLGALVAGSRYRGDFEERLKKVLKEIRTRGDIILFIDELHTLVGAGAAEGAIDAASILKPMLARGELQTIGATTLDEYRKHLEKDAALERRFQPIQVAEPSLPHTIEILKGLRDRYEAHHRVSITDSALVAAATLADRYISDRFLPDKAIDLIDEAGSRMRIRRMTAPPDLREFDEKIAGVRRDKESAIDSQDFEKAASLRDKEKQLLAGKAKREKEWKAGDMDVVAEVDEELIAEVLATATGIPVFKLTEEESSRLLRMEDELHKRVIGQKDAIKALSQAIRRTRAGLKDPKRPGGSFIFAGPSGVGKTELSKTLAEFLFGDEDALISLDMSEFSEKHTVSRLFGSPPGYVGYEEGGQLTEKVRRKPFSVVLFDEVEKAHPDIFNSLLQILEDGRLTDSQGRVVDFKNTVIIMTTNLGTRDISKGFNLGFAAQGDVKTNYERMKVKVNEELKQHFRPEFLNRVDDTVVFHQLTEEDIIQIVDLMVAKVDERLKDRDMGLELSPTAKSLLAKKGYDPVLGARPLRRTIQREIEDILSEKILFGELRPGHIVVVDTEGEGEEKKFTFRGEEKSALPDVPPIEQAAGGAGPNLSKDA encoded by the coding sequence ATGTTCGAGAGGTTCACCGACCGCGCGCGGCGGGTTGTCGTCCTGGCTCAGGAAGAAGCCCGGATGCTCAACCACAACTACATCGGCACCGAGCACATCCTCCTGGGCCTTATCCACGAGGGTGAGGGTGTCGCCGCTAAGGCCCTGGAGAGCCTCGGGATTTCGCTCGAGGCGGTCCGCCAGCAGGTGGAGGAGATCATCGGGCAGGGGCAGCAGGCCCCGTCCGGGCACATCCCCTTCACCCCCCGTGCCAAGAAGGTCCTGGAGCTGTCGCTCCGCGAGGCTCTTCAGCTGGGCCACAACTACATCGGCACCGAGCACATCCTGCTCGGCCTGATCCGCGAGGGCGAGGGCGTCGCCGCCCAGGTCCTCGTGAAGCTGGGCGCCGATCTCAACCGGGTGCGGCAGCAGGTCATCCAGCTGCTCTCCGGATACCAGGGCAAGGAAGCCGCCACGGCAGGCGGCCCGGCCGAGGGCACGCCCTCGACCTCCCTCGTCCTGGACCAGTTCGGCCGGAATCTCACCCAGGCCGCTCGTGAGTCCAAGCTCGACCCGGTCATCGGGCGCGAGAAGGAGATCGAGCGGGTCATGCAGGTGCTGTCCCGCCGTACGAAGAACAACCCGGTCCTCATCGGCGAGCCCGGCGTCGGAAAGACGGCGGTCGTCGAGGGACTGGCGCAGGCCATCGTCAAGGGCGAGGTGCCCGAGACCCTCAAGGACAAGCACCTCTACACCCTCGACCTCGGCGCGCTGGTCGCCGGCTCCCGCTACCGCGGTGACTTCGAGGAGCGCCTGAAGAAGGTCCTCAAGGAGATCCGCACCCGCGGCGACATCATCCTGTTCATCGACGAGCTCCACACCCTGGTGGGTGCGGGCGCCGCCGAGGGCGCGATCGACGCCGCCTCGATCCTCAAGCCGATGCTGGCGCGAGGCGAGCTGCAGACCATCGGCGCCACGACGCTGGACGAGTACCGCAAGCACCTGGAGAAGGACGCCGCGCTCGAGCGCCGCTTCCAGCCCATCCAGGTCGCGGAGCCGTCGCTGCCGCACACCATCGAGATCCTCAAGGGCCTGCGGGACCGTTACGAGGCCCACCACCGGGTGTCCATCACGGACTCCGCGCTGGTCGCCGCCGCGACGCTCGCCGACCGGTACATCTCGGACCGCTTCCTGCCGGACAAGGCGATCGACCTGATCGACGAGGCCGGTTCCCGGATGCGCATCCGCCGGATGACCGCACCGCCGGACCTCCGTGAGTTCGACGAGAAGATCGCTGGTGTCCGCCGGGACAAGGAGTCCGCGATCGACTCGCAGGACTTCGAGAAGGCCGCCTCGCTGCGCGACAAGGAGAAGCAGCTCCTCGCCGGCAAGGCGAAGCGCGAGAAGGAATGGAAGGCCGGCGACATGGATGTCGTCGCCGAGGTGGACGAGGAGCTGATTGCCGAGGTCCTCGCGACCGCCACCGGCATTCCGGTCTTCAAGCTCACCGAGGAGGAGTCTTCCCGTCTGCTGCGCATGGAGGACGAGCTTCACAAGCGCGTCATCGGCCAGAAGGACGCCATCAAGGCCCTCTCGCAGGCGATTCGCCGTACGCGAGCCGGTCTGAAGGACCCGAAGCGCCCCGGTGGCTCGTTCATCTTCGCCGGCCCGTCCGGTGTCGGTAAGACCGAGCTCTCCAAGACGCTCGCCGAATTCCTCTTCGGTGACGAGGACGCCCTGATCTCCCTCGACATGTCGGAGTTCAGCGAGAAGCACACGGTTTCCCGTCTCTTCGGTTCCCCGCCCGGATACGTGGGTTACGAAGAGGGCGGCCAGCTCACCGAGAAGGTGCGCCGGAAGCCGTTCTCCGTCGTCCTCTTCGACGAGGTCGAGAAGGCCCACCCCGATATCTTCAATTCCCTTCTGCAGATCCTGGAGGACGGTCGTCTGACCGACTCCCAGGGCCGCGTCGTGGACTTCAAGAACACGGTCATCATCATGACGACCAACCTCGGGACCCGGGACATCTCGAAGGGCTTCAACCTGGGCTTCGCCGCCCAGGGCGACGTCAAGACGAACTACGAGCGGATGAAGGTCAAGGTCAACGAAGAGCTCAAGCAGCACTTCCGGCCCGAGTTCCTCAACCGTGTCGACGACACGGTCGTCTTCCACCAGCTCACCGAGGAAGACATCATCCAGATCGTCGACCTCATGGTCGCCAAGGTGGACGAGCGTCTGAAGGACCGTGACATGGGCCTCGAGCTCAGCCCCACGGCCAAGTCGCTCCTCGCCAAGAAGGGCTACGACCCGGTTCTGGGTGCCCGGCCGCTGCGCCGGACGATCCAGCGCGAGATCGAGGACATCCTGTCGGAGAAGATTCTCTTCGGCGAGCTGCGCCCCGGTCACATCGTGGTCGTGGACACCGAGGGCGAGGGTGAGGAGAAGAAGTTCACCTTCCGCGGCGAGGAGAAGTCGGCGCTGCCCGACGTCCCGCCGATTGAGCAGGCGGCCGGCGGCGCCGGTCCGAACCTCTCGAAGGACGCGTAA
- the dacB gene encoding D-alanyl-D-alanine carboxypeptidase/D-alanyl-D-alanine-endopeptidase: MWPVVLGLACTLTWSSPAGAGPSDTGLKAALDKILADARMEGGAASVVVADAATGERLYQRDGTDRLMPASNTKLATSTAAMALLGPDYRYRTDVLSTGRRHGSTLHGDLYLRGSGDPTTLAEDYDRLAADLAATGLRRVTGRLVADDTRFDTQRLGRSWAADDESSYYSAQISALTVAPDTDYDSGTVIVEALPGAKPGDRPKVTLTPKTDYIRLDIRGTTVAEGAPDTLAVERQHGTNTLTISGNIPVGASATKEWISVWEPTGYAAAVFAEALAEHGVRVAGSPRPGRPTPPDAKPLASHSSMPLKELMLPFMKLSNNMHAEALTKTIGHETSGHGSWSAGLAGIDGYLKKEGVTTSTLRQVDGSGLSRMNVFPAGQLAALLLSVRDAPWYADWYASLPVACHPDRAIGGTLRTRMCTTPAARNARGKTGSLTGASALSGYVTDAGGRELVYSVVLNNYLASSVKSIEDAIVVTLASSRTGDGAITAVPPRAPRSAEPPADLECSWRKPLVC, encoded by the coding sequence ATCTGGCCCGTCGTCCTCGGGCTCGCCTGCACACTCACCTGGAGCTCGCCCGCCGGGGCCGGCCCCTCCGACACCGGCCTGAAGGCCGCCCTGGACAAGATCCTGGCCGATGCCCGGATGGAGGGCGGGGCCGCGAGCGTGGTCGTCGCCGACGCCGCCACCGGGGAGCGGCTCTACCAGCGGGACGGCACCGACCGCCTGATGCCCGCCTCCAACACCAAGCTCGCCACCTCCACGGCCGCCATGGCCCTGCTCGGGCCCGACTACCGCTACCGGACCGACGTCCTGTCCACCGGCCGCCGCCACGGCTCCACCCTGCACGGAGACCTCTATCTGCGCGGCAGCGGCGACCCCACCACCCTCGCCGAGGACTACGACCGGCTCGCCGCCGATCTTGCCGCGACGGGCCTCAGGCGCGTCACCGGCCGCCTCGTGGCCGACGACACCCGCTTCGACACCCAGCGGCTGGGCCGCTCCTGGGCCGCCGACGACGAGTCCTCGTACTACTCCGCGCAGATCTCCGCACTCACCGTCGCGCCCGACACCGACTACGACTCCGGCACAGTGATCGTCGAGGCCCTTCCGGGTGCGAAGCCCGGCGACAGGCCCAAGGTGACACTCACCCCGAAGACCGACTACATACGCCTCGACATCCGCGGCACCACAGTCGCCGAGGGAGCTCCCGACACCCTCGCCGTCGAACGGCAGCACGGCACGAACACCCTCACCATCAGCGGGAACATCCCCGTCGGTGCGAGCGCCACCAAGGAGTGGATCAGCGTCTGGGAACCGACCGGTTACGCCGCCGCGGTCTTCGCCGAAGCCCTCGCCGAGCACGGCGTACGCGTCGCCGGCAGCCCCCGCCCGGGCCGCCCCACCCCGCCGGACGCCAAGCCCCTCGCCTCGCACAGCTCCATGCCGCTCAAGGAGCTGATGCTCCCGTTCATGAAGCTGTCCAACAACATGCACGCCGAGGCGCTCACCAAGACGATCGGCCACGAGACGTCCGGCCACGGCAGCTGGAGCGCGGGGCTGGCCGGCATCGACGGCTATCTGAAGAAGGAGGGCGTCACCACCTCGACGCTCCGCCAGGTCGACGGCTCCGGCCTGTCCCGGATGAACGTCTTCCCGGCCGGGCAGCTGGCTGCCCTGCTGCTGTCCGTACGGGACGCGCCCTGGTACGCCGACTGGTACGCGTCCCTGCCCGTGGCCTGCCACCCCGACCGCGCCATCGGCGGCACCCTGCGCACCCGCATGTGCACCACCCCGGCCGCCCGCAACGCCCGCGGCAAGACGGGCTCCCTGACGGGCGCCTCTGCCCTCTCGGGGTACGTCACCGACGCGGGCGGTCGTGAGCTCGTCTACAGCGTCGTCCTCAACAACTACCTGGCTTCCTCGGTGAAGAGCATCGAGGACGCGATCGTCGTCACGCTCGCCTCGTCCCGGACGGGCGACGGTGCGATCACCGCCGTACCGCCGCGGGCTCCGCGCAGCGCCGAGCCGCCGGCCGACCTCGAGTGCTCCTGGCGCAAGCCGCTGGTCTGCTGA
- a CDS encoding M23 family metallopeptidase, translating into MSKRALIHRLRPSVLRTRSAVAAAGIGAVMVVGAGAGVASASAGQAPVADPATVVAAEAVAKAKPAAKVKPAKKAVAWVKPVSGYTLTASFNQGGAMWSQKHSGQDFAVPVGTTVKAAGAGTVVKAGPNGGGDGPAYGNAIVIKHANGKYSQYAHLSQVNVGIGSTVKAGQTIAKSGNTGNSSGPHLHFEIRTTPNYGSALNPMSFLRTVGVSI; encoded by the coding sequence ATGTCGAAGCGCGCCCTGATCCACCGTCTCCGCCCGTCCGTGCTCCGTACCCGTAGTGCCGTCGCGGCCGCCGGCATCGGCGCCGTGATGGTCGTCGGGGCAGGTGCGGGCGTCGCCTCCGCAAGTGCGGGCCAGGCGCCGGTCGCGGATCCCGCCACCGTTGTGGCCGCCGAGGCCGTCGCCAAGGCGAAGCCCGCCGCGAAGGTGAAGCCCGCCAAGAAGGCCGTGGCCTGGGTGAAGCCGGTCAGCGGGTACACGCTGACCGCGAGCTTCAACCAGGGTGGCGCCATGTGGTCGCAGAAGCACTCCGGCCAGGACTTCGCCGTCCCGGTCGGCACCACGGTCAAGGCCGCGGGCGCCGGCACCGTCGTGAAGGCCGGCCCGAACGGCGGCGGCGACGGCCCCGCGTACGGCAACGCCATCGTGATCAAGCACGCCAACGGCAAGTACTCGCAGTACGCGCACCTGTCGCAGGTCAACGTCGGCATCGGCTCGACGGTCAAGGCCGGCCAGACCATCGCCAAGTCCGGCAACACCGGCAACTCGTCCGGCCCGCACCTGCACTTCGAGATCCGTACGACCCCGAACTACGGCTCGGCGCTCAACCCGATGTCGTTCCTGCGTACGGTGGGCGTCTCCATCTGA
- a CDS encoding TetR/AcrR family transcriptional regulator produces MARGNTRQRIQDVALELFAEHGYEKTSLREIAERLEVTKAALYYHFKTKEDILISLFQDLTRPIDELIAWGQTQPHTLETKQEILRRYSQALTDAAPLFRFMQENQATMRDLSIGETFKDRMLVMLELIKEPGADLADQVRCISALFTMHAGMFVLKDVEGDPEDKRRAVLEVAVDLVNQAHHGPHGASPQ; encoded by the coding sequence ATGGCCAGAGGCAACACCCGTCAGCGCATTCAGGACGTCGCCCTGGAACTCTTCGCCGAGCACGGGTACGAGAAGACCTCGCTGCGCGAGATCGCCGAGCGGCTCGAGGTCACCAAGGCCGCGCTGTACTACCACTTCAAGACCAAGGAAGACATCCTGATCAGCCTCTTCCAGGATCTGACCAGGCCGATCGACGAGCTGATCGCGTGGGGGCAGACCCAGCCCCACACCCTGGAGACGAAACAGGAGATCCTGCGCCGCTACAGCCAGGCACTCACCGACGCGGCCCCGCTCTTCCGCTTCATGCAGGAGAACCAGGCCACCATGCGCGACCTGAGCATCGGCGAGACCTTCAAGGACCGCATGCTGGTGATGCTCGAACTGATCAAGGAGCCGGGGGCGGATCTGGCCGACCAGGTCCGCTGCATCAGCGCGCTCTTCACGATGCACGCCGGGATGTTCGTACTCAAAGACGTCGAAGGCGACCCGGAGGACAAGCGCAGGGCTGTCCTCGAGGTCGCCGTCGATCTGGTGAACCAGGCACATCACGGGCCGCACGGGGCGAGCCCGCAGTAA
- a CDS encoding MDR family MFS transporter: MAKYENQPATAGADGQPKARSVRVVILALMIAMLLAMLDNMIVGTAMPTIVGELGGLEHLSWVVTSYTLATAASTPIWGKLGDLYGRKSTFLISIVIFLIGSVLSGMAQDMGQLIGFRAVQGLGAGGLMVGVMAIIGDLVPPRERGKYQGMMAGVMAIAMIGGPLVGGTITDHLGWRWSFYINLPLGAVALAMVTAVLHLPRKERTKARIDYLGAALLTVGITAIVLVTTWGGTEYAWDSAVIMELAAIGVASLVGFFFVEARAAEPVVPLHIFRSRNFTLMSVIGFLTGFVMFGAVLFLPLFQQSVQGASATNSGLLLLPMLLSMLVVSMFAGRVTTSTGKYRIFPIAGGGLMVAGLFLLAQMDTGTSRLTSGIYMAVLGAGMGFLMQITMLVAQNSVEQKDMGVASSAATLFRTLGSSFGVALMGALFTGRVQDEMAARGGSKITEGSAQLDAASLAKLPDSVREAYEFAVASGTHAAFLLGAIVAVVGFVAAFFVKEVPLRGAGPAQAADRPTDKVPETV, translated from the coding sequence ATAGCGAAGTACGAGAATCAGCCGGCAACAGCCGGGGCGGATGGGCAGCCGAAGGCGCGCAGCGTCCGGGTCGTGATCCTCGCCCTCATGATCGCGATGCTGCTGGCCATGCTCGACAACATGATCGTCGGCACCGCGATGCCGACCATCGTCGGCGAGCTCGGCGGCCTCGAGCATCTGTCCTGGGTCGTCACGTCGTACACCCTGGCCACCGCGGCCTCCACCCCGATCTGGGGGAAGCTCGGCGACCTGTACGGCCGGAAGAGCACCTTCCTCATCTCCATCGTGATCTTCCTGATCGGCTCGGTGCTGAGCGGCATGGCCCAGGACATGGGGCAGCTGATCGGCTTCCGCGCCGTACAGGGACTGGGCGCGGGCGGCCTGATGGTCGGCGTGATGGCGATCATCGGCGATCTCGTTCCGCCACGGGAACGCGGCAAGTACCAGGGCATGATGGCCGGGGTCATGGCCATCGCCATGATCGGCGGGCCGCTGGTCGGCGGGACCATCACCGACCACCTGGGCTGGCGCTGGAGCTTCTACATCAACCTGCCGCTGGGCGCCGTCGCGCTCGCGATGGTCACCGCCGTGCTCCACCTGCCCAGGAAGGAACGGACAAAGGCGCGTATCGACTATCTCGGCGCCGCGCTGCTGACCGTGGGCATCACCGCGATCGTGCTGGTCACCACCTGGGGCGGTACGGAGTACGCCTGGGACTCCGCCGTGATCATGGAACTGGCCGCCATCGGCGTGGCCTCGCTCGTCGGCTTCTTCTTCGTCGAGGCGAGGGCGGCCGAGCCGGTCGTGCCGCTGCACATCTTCCGCAGCCGCAACTTCACGCTGATGTCGGTGATCGGCTTCCTGACCGGTTTCGTGATGTTCGGCGCGGTGCTGTTCCTGCCGCTGTTCCAGCAGTCCGTGCAGGGCGCATCGGCGACCAACTCGGGGCTGCTCCTGCTGCCGATGCTGCTCTCGATGCTCGTCGTCTCGATGTTCGCCGGGCGGGTCACCACCAGCACCGGCAAGTACCGGATCTTTCCGATCGCCGGCGGCGGACTGATGGTGGCCGGGCTGTTCCTGCTCGCCCAGATGGACACCGGGACGTCACGGCTGACCTCCGGGATCTACATGGCGGTGCTCGGCGCCGGCATGGGCTTCCTGATGCAGATCACCATGCTGGTCGCGCAGAACAGTGTCGAGCAGAAGGACATGGGCGTCGCCTCCTCCGCGGCCACCCTCTTCCGTACGCTCGGCAGCTCCTTCGGCGTCGCCCTCATGGGCGCCCTGTTCACCGGCCGGGTCCAGGACGAGATGGCGGCCCGGGGCGGATCGAAGATCACCGAGGGCTCCGCGCAGCTGGATGCCGCGAGCCTGGCGAAACTGCCGGACTCGGTCCGTGAGGCGTACGAGTTCGCCGTGGCGTCCGGGACGCATGCGGCGTTCCTGCTCGGGGCGATCGTTGCGGTGGTCGGCTTCGTCGCGGCGTTCTTCGTCAAGGAGGTGCCGCTGCGCGGTGCCGGACCGGCGCAGGCCGCCGACCGGCCCACGGACAAGGTGCCCGAGACGGTCTGA
- the cseC gene encoding two-component system sensor histidine kinase CseC, protein MKRLALRTGVRWKISIAIAAVGALIAMALSLVVHNAARVSMLDNARDVQMDRVLLAQRWYETSKNRDPRFSTKVNDPALPRDLQKLMREKRRGTYVDDRHGGAPDIWAAAPLGNGDVLSLHTEFTGRSATVMKDLDRALIIGSVSVVFGGCALGVLIGGQLSRRLRKAASAAGHVAQGNTEVRVRDAIGGVVRDETDDLARAVDALTDALHERIEAERRVTADIAHELRTPVTGLLTAAELLPPGRPSELVRDRAQAMRTLVEDVLEVARLDSASERAELQEIALGEFVSRRIALLNSDVVVRVVHESWVRTDPRRLERILFNLLANAAKYGKPPVEVTVEGRVVRVRDHGPGFPEELLREGPSRFRTGASDRAGTGHGLGLTIAAGQARVLGARLTFRNAAPEGMSVPLGMSGGAVAVLWLPEHAPTNTGSFPMMPPPH, encoded by the coding sequence ATGAAGAGACTCGCACTGCGCACCGGAGTCCGCTGGAAGATCAGCATCGCGATCGCAGCCGTCGGCGCGCTGATCGCCATGGCGCTGAGCCTGGTTGTCCACAACGCCGCCCGCGTCTCGATGCTGGACAACGCCCGCGATGTGCAGATGGACCGGGTGCTGCTCGCACAGCGCTGGTACGAGACCTCCAAGAACCGCGACCCTCGTTTCAGCACCAAGGTCAACGACCCCGCGCTGCCCAGGGACCTCCAGAAGCTGATGCGGGAGAAGCGGCGCGGCACCTATGTGGACGACAGGCACGGGGGCGCGCCCGACATCTGGGCGGCCGCGCCGCTCGGCAACGGCGATGTCCTCTCCCTGCACACCGAGTTCACCGGCCGCAGCGCCACCGTCATGAAGGACCTCGACCGGGCGCTGATCATCGGCTCGGTCTCGGTGGTGTTCGGCGGGTGCGCGCTCGGTGTGCTCATCGGCGGGCAGCTCTCGCGCCGGCTGCGCAAGGCCGCCTCGGCGGCCGGCCATGTTGCGCAGGGCAACACGGAGGTACGCGTACGGGACGCGATCGGCGGTGTCGTACGTGACGAGACCGACGATCTGGCCCGCGCCGTCGACGCCCTGACCGACGCACTGCACGAGCGCATCGAGGCGGAACGCCGGGTCACCGCGGACATCGCGCACGAGCTGCGGACTCCGGTGACCGGGCTGCTCACCGCGGCCGAGCTGCTGCCGCCCGGCCGCCCCAGCGAGCTCGTACGGGACCGGGCGCAGGCCATGCGGACGCTGGTCGAGGACGTACTGGAAGTGGCCAGGCTCGACAGCGCGTCGGAGCGGGCCGAGCTCCAGGAGATCGCGCTCGGGGAGTTCGTCAGCCGCCGGATCGCACTGCTCAACTCCGATGTGGTGGTCCGGGTCGTGCACGAGTCATGGGTCAGAACGGATCCGCGGCGGCTCGAACGCATCCTGTTCAATCTGCTGGCCAACGCCGCCAAGTACGGCAAGCCGCCGGTCGAGGTCACGGTCGAGGGCCGGGTGGTGCGGGTGCGCGACCACGGTCCCGGCTTCCCCGAGGAGCTGCTGCGCGAGGGGCCGAGCCGGTTCCGCACAGGGGCCAGCGACCGCGCGGGGACGGGCCACGGCCTGGGTCTGACCATCGCGGCCGGCCAGGCACGGGTCCTCGGCGCGCGGCTGACCTTCCGCAATGCGGCGCCGGAGGGCATGTCGGTGCCGCTGGGGATGTCGGGTGGTGCGGTCGCGGTGCTCTGGCTCCCCGAGCACGCGCCGACGAACACCGGCAGCTTCCCGATGATGCCGCCCCCGCACTAG
- the cseB gene encoding two-component system response regulator CseB, with product MAETHVLFVEDDDVIREATQLALERDGFVVTAMPDGLLGLEAFRANRPDIALLDVMVPGLDGVSLCRRIRDESTVPVIMLSARADSIDVVLGLEAGADDYVTKPFDGAVLVARIRAVLRRFGHAGGPAPGEAAPADEEQGALSFGDLEIDTEGMEVRKSGEQVALTPTEMRLLLEFSAAPGTVLSRDKLLERVWDYGWGGDTRVVDVHVQRLRTKIGQDRIETVRGFGYKLKA from the coding sequence ATGGCCGAGACTCATGTCCTGTTCGTCGAGGACGACGACGTCATCCGCGAGGCCACCCAGCTCGCGCTGGAGCGTGACGGCTTCGTGGTGACGGCGATGCCCGACGGGCTCCTGGGGCTGGAGGCGTTCCGCGCGAACCGGCCGGACATCGCGCTGCTCGATGTGATGGTGCCGGGCCTGGACGGGGTGAGCCTGTGCCGCCGCATCCGGGACGAGTCGACCGTGCCCGTGATCATGCTCTCCGCGCGCGCCGACTCGATCGATGTGGTGCTGGGCCTGGAGGCCGGCGCCGACGACTACGTCACCAAGCCCTTCGACGGTGCGGTGCTGGTCGCGCGAATCCGCGCGGTGCTGCGCCGCTTCGGACACGCGGGCGGGCCCGCGCCGGGCGAAGCCGCCCCGGCGGACGAGGAGCAGGGGGCGCTGTCCTTCGGCGATCTGGAGATCGACACGGAGGGCATGGAGGTCCGCAAGAGCGGTGAGCAGGTGGCGCTGACGCCGACCGAGATGCGGCTGCTGCTGGAGTTCTCCGCCGCGCCCGGCACCGTACTCTCGCGCGACAAGCTCCTGGAGCGGGTCTGGGACTACGGCTGGGGTGGCGACACCCGGGTGGTGGACGTCCATGTCCAGCGGCTCCGTACCAAGATCGGGCAGGACCGGATCGAAACGGTCCGTGGCTTCGGCTACAAGCTCAAGGCATGA
- a CDS encoding SigE family RNA polymerase sigma factor yields MAHGEVLEFEEYVRTRQEALLRSARRLVPDPIDAQDLLQTALVRTYGRWDGIADKSLADAYLRRVMINTRTEWWRARKLDEVPTEQLPDASVEDGAEQRADRALLMDVLKVLAPKQRSVVVLRHWEQMSTEETAAALGMSAGTVKSTLHRALARLRQELESRDLDARALERADVRRERERDERGRERCAA; encoded by the coding sequence ATGGCGCACGGCGAGGTGCTCGAATTCGAAGAGTACGTACGCACTCGGCAGGAGGCTCTGCTGCGGAGCGCCCGGCGTCTCGTCCCCGACCCGATCGACGCGCAGGATCTACTGCAGACCGCTCTGGTCCGGACGTACGGCCGCTGGGACGGAATAGCGGACAAGTCGCTCGCCGACGCGTACCTCCGCCGCGTGATGATCAATACGCGTACCGAGTGGTGGCGCGCCCGCAAGCTCGACGAGGTCCCCACCGAGCAGCTGCCCGACGCGAGTGTCGAGGACGGCGCCGAGCAGCGTGCGGACCGCGCCCTGCTGATGGATGTCCTCAAGGTGCTGGCACCCAAGCAGCGCAGCGTCGTCGTGCTGCGACACTGGGAGCAGATGAGCACTGAGGAGACCGCCGCCGCGCTCGGTATGTCGGCCGGTACGGTGAAGAGCACGCTGCACCGGGCGCTCGCCCGGCTCCGCCAGGAGCTGGAGAGCCGGGATCTGGACGCCCGCGCCTTGGAGCGTGCCGACGTACGACGTGAGCGTGAGCGGGACGAACGGGGGCGGGAGCGGTGCGCGGCCTAG